The sequence AGTGTTGGTTTTGGCAGTAGAGGGCGAGACAGtgtggatgagagaggagaggcaggggagggagtGCGGGACAGAGCTGGAGCAGGTGTCTCAGAGACACTCCGCCACACTACAGGATGGGGGCTGCTGCTTCAGTGTCACGACCCCAGGGACACGTTGCCAGGTCAAGTTCATCTACAAGACAAGGAGGATCTCTGCTGTGGCCGAGAGGGACTGTGAAGTTTTCTAAAAACCCTATTCGCACAGGACTAGTATTATTATGGAACGTAGGTTATGTAATTATTGCCCCAGCATGTCTGTTTGACCCTATGGACGATTCGGACGGGATTAGTTTTACCCTATGGACGATTCGGACTGGATTAGTTTGACCCTATGGACGATTCGGACTGGATTAGTTTGACCCTATGGACGATTCGGACGGGATTAGTTTTACCCTATGGACGATTCGGACGGGATTAGTTTTACCCTATGGACGATTCGGACGGGATTAGTTTGACCCTATGGACGATTCGGACGGGATTAGTTTGACCCTATGGACGATTCGGACGGGATTAGTTTTACCCTATGGACGATTCGGACGGGATTAGTTTTACCCTATGGACGATTCGGACGGGATTAGTTTTACCCTATGGACGATTCGGACGGGATTAGTTTGACCCTATGGACGATTCGGACGGGATTAGTTTGACCATATGGACGATTCGGACGGGATTAGTTTGACCCTATGGACGATTCGGACGGGATTAGTTTTACCCTATGGACGATTCGGACGGGATTAGTTTTACCAAACTGCCCCtgtaaatgttgtttttttctcattCAAAATGTACCGTTATGACAGAGGCCTGGAGGCTCTACGATGGGCATGATGGTCTTCAGTTCAGAGAAAGTCATAATAATAATGCATATCACTAAGAACCATGAACTGTAACCTACGCAGACACTTAATTACCTGATGGATCTGGCAATTTATCTTTTCATTGGCACAATATCATCCACTTCATTTAAAAGAGAAGTATGTCTCTAGGAAAGTTGATTTGTGAAGAAAATAAAACGGttaattcaactgtaggctaCGTGCACTTTGTTTTACGCATCAATTTGTTCCTAAATTCTTACCCACACTGGGCGCAGTACCTGTTTAACTCAAAACACAAGGATGACGATTCACACGGGATTAGTATTATCAGAGGACCTGGGAGTTTTCTGAAAAACAGTAGGTTTTTAGGGGCTGGGATAACAACCTTCCTGCCAAGTAAAAATGACTGACATGGCAGATTCAGACAGGACTAAAATGACAGATGTGGTGATTTGAGCATGTGCACATAATTATATTACCTGAGTTCCCCCAGTAAAACTAATCGCATCCGAAATGGGCTGAAGTCTCACTTGGTGGGATTTAATACCAGAAGCAACAAGCTGGTATTCAGGCATAGATTATGGCACCCACATGATTGAAAAAGGTTCTTCAGCACCAGAACCAGAAAGCTGTCTTCACATGTACAGCATGATGAGGTGTGGCGGACTCCAATGTTATTAAATCCCAGCTATAGAgcgagacatagacatagaccgTGTTCATTCTCTCACTCACAATCCTTGTTCAGTTACTTATCTATCAACCTACACAGCAGCATTATGTTTTCTATTTTTGTCCCAACAATGCACAGTACCTTAGCTGATATAGTTCAATCATAATGTAATTAAACATTTAAATAGAAACCTTGCACCCGACTTTTCCTACCAGCACCGACTTCGCTGATAACTGAGGAAATGTACTTaagactgtgatatgtggttgtcccgcctagctacagttgaagtcggatgtttacatacaccttagccaaatacatttgaactccgtttttcacaattcctgatatttaatcctagtaaaaaattcctgttttaggtcagttaggatcaccaccttattttaagaatgtgaaatgtcagaataatagtagagaatgatttatttcagcttttatttctttcatcacattcccagtgggtcagaacatatactcaattaatatttggtagcatttcctttaaatggtttaacttgggtcaaacgtttcgggtagccttcaacaagcttcccacaataagtcgggtgaattttggcccaattctcctgacagagctggtgtaactgagtcaggtttgtaggccttgttgctcacacacactttttcagttctgctcacacattttctataggattgaggtccgggctttgatggccactccaataccttgattttgttgtccttaagccattttgccacaactttggaagtatgcttggggtcattgtgcatttgaaagacccatttgtgagcaaactttaacttcctgactgatgttttgagatgttgcttcaatatatcaacataattttcctccctcatgatgccttcgattttgtgaagtgcaccagtccctcctgcagcaaagcaaccccacaacataatgctgccacccacatgcttcacggttaggatggtgttcttcgacttgcaagcctccccctttttcctccaaacataacgatggtcattatggccaaacagttctatttttgtttcatcagaccagaggacatttttccaaaaagtgcgatctttgtccccatgtgcagttgcaaaccgtagtctggcttttttatgccgattttggagcagtggcttcttccttgctgagtggcctttcaggttatgtcgatataggactcgttttactgtggatatacttttgtacctgtttcctccagaatcttcacaaggtcctttgctgttgttctgggattgatttccacttttcgcaccaaagtatgttcatctctaggagacagaatgcatctccttcctgagcagtatgactgctgcgtggtcccatggtgtttatacttgcgtactattgtttgtacagatgaacatggtaccttcaggcatttggaaattgctcccaaggatgaaccagacttgtggtctgtctacaaaaaaaaaatctgagatcttggctgatttgtccatgatgtcaagcaaagaggcactgagtttgaaggtaggccttgaaatacatccacaggtacacatacaaatgttgtcaattagcctatcagaagctatcattttctggaattttccaagctgtttaaaaggcacagtcaacttagtgcatgtaaacttctgacccactggaactgtgatacggtgaattaaaagtgaaataatctgtaaacaattgttgggaaaattagttgtgtcatgcacaaagtagatgtcctaaccgacttgccaaaactatagtttgttcacaagacatttgtggagtggttgaaaaattagttttaatgactccaacctaagtgtatgtaaactttcgactgtACCTTAAGATGAATACACTGACTTattctctctggataagagcatctgttaaattacaaaaaacataaatgtattcaTATACCAGTTATTTAAAAAGCCTTTCTATACAGTGCTATTAAACTATATTGAAACTGGCCTCAGGCAAAGTTGTGCTGTGTTATCGTGTGTATACAATGAGGTAGAAAATAATGTCTGCACCAGCAACACAACCACAGTTATCAAAAGTTTTAATTCACAACCATAATAAAATTGCATAGGTAAAAACAGGGTAAAGAAACAACATTTTAAGTCTAAAGTGACCTCTACTAAAAGTTACAAAAGTTGCAGGGAGTTTCTGTATTCAGTTCTTAACTTGTTCATCTTACATGTGTGGACAACGCAAACCAGCCTTCTCCTTTCAGCTTGTCCACCTGTACTGGACAAAAGGGAAAATTGTATGATCGTTCTTAAAAAAAATACTAAACATTCCACAAATAGGatgaaccagtgtgtgtgtgtgtgtgtaccggagTCCTGCTGCCTCTGGACTGTCCTCCAAGGCTTTGTGGAGAGGCCCCACCAGCagacctgaaacacacaggacCGCCTCAGTCAAGATGACCATCAttcccctgacctctgaccccttcATCCACATCACCTGCCGAGTCGGTTAGAATGAAATGTCCTAGTCACAGATCTAAAGTCAGTGTTGTATTGTCCCATTTACGGTTCTCTCTAAATGTACAGTCCTCCCTAATGAATACAGTTCTTATTTCAGACTCACCGTCTACTACCTCCGCTGCCCAGGGGGGAGGGGTCCTGTTCAGGCAGCAGCATGGATGACTCTGGGCTCAGGCCTGCTGCTGAGAGGGAGAAAGTAGTAATGAATACTGTGTGGAGATGGTTACAGCACACACCTcttgtctcacacacacagctgcctGACCTGACAGTGGAGGTATGGGGGAGACTGAGGGGGAAACTCTGGCTGAGGAGGAGCTCTGTCTCTGTTGTTCTATAAGCTCCAGCAGTCTGCTCCTGGCTGCTGCACTCTGCCTGTTGAGCTCTAGGAGACGCTGTTCCACACTGCTCTCACAGCCTGGGCCCTCACGAACCACAGACTGTaggagacacagagaaacagcaGGTACTTCACCTGTCATTCATGCAAAACTTGATTGAAGACACCAGTATGTTCAGCTCATGGAATGTTTATCATGCCGTACTGTACAGTACTCAAGAGACCTGAAATCTGGACAGTGAGTGTTCTGTTAGATGTGACCTCACCTGCTGTGTTTGCTGCTCTCCACCACAGgaccatgtccccctctctctccctgcctcacgCTGCGGTGTTGTTCTGCCTGTACTGCTGGGAACGAAGCCTCTCTTCTCCATGCCCTGTTGGGGAGTCAGTCTCCCTGTGCTGCTGGAGACAGACCCCCTGCCTGAACTCTGACCTTCACAAATCTCTGACCCGGAGGGAGGAGTAGCGGGGTGGAACTGCCCCAGCTGATTCCGTATGAGGGCGTTCTGACGGGTCAGCTCGGCAATCTGAGACAGCATGGCACCCTGGGACGGAtcgcagaggagagggagggggtctgGGGTGGCGGCTGGAGGGGGTGTAGGGGCAGGGCGGGGCAGGctgaagagagagggggcaaaGCTGAAGGTCTGGAGGTCGTCACAGGAGCCCCGGgtcacagggagagagggaacgtgGTGAAGAGCCAGGGAATTAACAGCTGGGGAGAAGAGCAACATGACAGAATGAAAACATGAAGAAAGAGAGCAGAGTAGAACCAAATAGACAAcccagaaagaggaagagagagacctgTTACCTGAAGTGTGACCGTGTGGCCGATTGTCTCTCTGACGTGGTGGAGAGAGCAGCACAGCAGGGTTGAGAGTGAGACCGGTCTGATTCTGTTCATAGGAGGGTACAGGAGTGTCTGCATCATAGGACGGTTCCCACTCACTGCCTGCATAGGGACACAAGTCTTTACCAATACTCATAACACGTTGAGGAAAAGTATAgtgaaccatgtgtgtgtgtgtgtactgacctgtagctatgctgccagtctcttgGGGCTCATAGTCCCAGTCTCCTCCTAGTACCCCCAATCCCCCCAGAACCAGCACCACTGTGTCCAGCCTCTGTTCCAGATCACACGCTCGCTGCTGCAAACCTGCCTGGAGGGAAATCACTATTAGAGACCTCTTCATCGCACATAATGATATGAAGAAACATGAATTAGCCTTGGAAGCCATTCTTAAGGTAGAAGTGATGtagagagatactgtgtgtgatgTCTATTCTGACCTGCAGGGCggcactctcctctctcagggtCAGGGTCTCTGCGGTGAGGGCGTctatcatccctctctgctccttcacctccacctccagcctcctcctctcctttccctccctctgagcctcctcctctctctgacccacaGGGGACAAAGTTATCATTTATACTGGCAGAACAGAACATAGACACAGAGAACCAGTCGAATAGTCGTTAGGCATACCTGTCTGAGTAGTCTAGCCAGGCGGCCCAGTGTAGACACCAGAGCCACAGAGAAGCCTGTGAGGCCATGTGTGCTGTGCTTTGGCCCCGtcgtcccctctccttcccctgcttctGAGGCTCTGGGAGGCTCCTCTAGCCCTAGGCCATCCAGCTCTGTCTCCACCTGACCCAGCAAGCCCTGCAGCATCCCCAGGCTAGACTGGTTCCCACTCAGAGAGCTTAGGGTAGAGCCATCCAGACCTGACTCAGTACTGCGCCCCCTACTGGCTTTCAAGGACCGGCTCTTCCTGCCTGCATAGAAACAGACACATAGGAGAAACATGTTAACATATGCCTCTATGAACCAATTACTGCACTACTATGCATTAATGTGCACTAATTCAGTCAACTTTAAAGAATAGTACCTGATGAATTGACTGTTGTTGTGATGCACTATGAGTCGTACCTGAGCGGGTGAGAGGAGGGTATGGGTTCAGGACCTGAGTGACCAGGGTGAAATGCTCCCCAGGTtcaggctggggttggggctgtctGGACCACAACCGCTGGACTTTTACTGTGGCAttcagagctggagagagaggaggaacgagaatgagggtgtgagagagagagaaaatagagagtaAGAGTTGATGTATAATACATCACATTATCCATCCTTTTTCCCAGTTAAACAATCTGTCCTCTTACCTGCTTGTACTTGGGTTCCCCCTGAGGCACTGGGAGTCTGAGGGGGGCTGTCTCCTCCTGCCCCCTGGAGGTTGGAGTTACACTGGAGTCTTTGCTGCTTCCCTCTAGTACAAGGCTTGGCTTTCACTTTCCGGGTAGACACCTTGTAACTGACAACAGAAAAGGATGTGAGCTGTTGAAAAGTGTCTTACGCATTTaactcaacccctctgaatcagagaggtgtggggggctgctgTCTGGCAAATAATCATTTGTAATGGGTGCGTGTGGTCATTGGTAAGTGTTTGGCAGAATGTCAGCGTTGTTACCTGGTATCCATGTTGGAGTTGAAATTGACAGAGGCAGAATGGCCAGTTTCTTCATCACTATGGTCTTCAACAGAGTCCTCCAGCTCATTCAGAgcctgaaataaaaaatacatatgtTAAGAAATGGAAAAAGACACAAacacaaagagaaagagaacagtacCTGTGGGTCCATCATGGACTGGCTGAGGAGGGAGAGCTGTGTTGGGGCCTCTGGTTTCTGCAGGACAGGCAGGTCTGAGTCAGAGCCACAGTCTGGAGCCATGGTAACACTGGGGAACCCTGAGAAAAATAAAGAATACAAAATCACTCACAACAACACTTTAGAGCTTCTGTTAACCGGTCAGTTATAACCAGCTTTAAGACAATAAAAACATTGACCGGGAGAAAAATAAAAATCCCATTGTGAAATAATGCCTATTAGGCTAactgatggaaataccagtcgaTGTAAATACGTTTGACCGGTCTAAAGGTGCACGTGTATACTCGTTAGGCATGTTATTTATTAGAGTGCAGACAGCAGGAGAGCTTCTGCTACAGCATCTCAAACAGCTGTTTCGTTGCTGCTAGACTGAAACCTGCCTTTATAGGCACAATCAGTGCGcaacaattctaaatgcaatTGTGTGTTAAAAAGTTTTGATGGCCACAATTAAAAATAACTAGTATTTGTATTCATCAACTGGTAATTGGAGCGCGCTTTGGCTTCATCCGTGCatcacacaccactttgcaatgaaATGGAGGCCGTGTGCATTTTGAAAACAGACCTAATTTTTTGAATCCTGAACGTTTTGCTACATATGAGGTATGTCTAACCTTGCTTCAAAGCAGCCTGGCCAAAATCAGACCACGTCCATAGAGGCATTTATTGTATTAAAACttccatatgccattgaaaccagtagactatttctctcatgttctattggttttcaaatcaagtttattttttacattgtccagtagccaaaggcacaatcctagtcatattatcaacccatgttagttgttgcatctttagatctcccctctttctaCATTTCTAATGGATATTTACATCTCCGTCACATGAAACGTCTCGCATGTGTGGTGTGCTTTTGACAACGGCGTTTTCCTGCTAATTGCATCATGGAACGAACATTTGTGAAAAGTCTCCTGCGCattgcttataatgtgaagaaataatagtttGTCAACATTTTA is a genomic window of Oncorhynchus gorbuscha isolate QuinsamMale2020 ecotype Even-year linkage group LG12, OgorEven_v1.0, whole genome shotgun sequence containing:
- the spice1 gene encoding spindle and centriole-associated protein 1 isoform X2, translated to MSFTRVGRLQHGQGKRPAVRPKKANAPKREWVSTVHDLSVHKASPEELNRRHEMHRSQNRVVAQWELRERALRHRRKKDLPGSPAPLDRASLNIIREVFSDQFQLQDVLARSDRAMAVVKDLFGDAPRRQTGFPSVTMAPDCGSDSDLPVLQKPEAPTQLSLLSQSMMDPQALNELEDSVEDHSDEETGHSASVNFNSNMDTSYKVSTRKVKAKPCTRGKQQRLQCNSNLQGAGGDSPPQTPSASGGTQVQAALNATVKVQRLWSRQPQPQPEPGEHFTLVTQVLNPYPPLTRSGRKSRSLKASRGRSTESGLDGSTLSSLSGNQSSLGMLQGLLGQVETELDGLGLEEPPRASEAGEGEGTTGPKHSTHGLTGFSVALVSTLGRLARLLRQREEEAQREGKERRRLEVEVKEQRGMIDALTAETLTLREESAALQAGLQQRACDLEQRLDTVVLVLGGLGVLGGDWDYEPQETGSIATGSEWEPSYDADTPVPSYEQNQTGLTLNPAVLLSPPRQRDNRPHGHTSAVNSLALHHVPSLPVTRGSCDDLQTFSFAPSLFSLPRPAPTPPPAATPDPLPLLCDPSQGAMLSQIAELTRQNALIRNQLGQFHPATPPSGSEICEGQSSGRGSVSSSTGRLTPQQGMEKRGFVPSSTGRTTPQREAGRERGTWSCGGEQQTQQSVVREGPGCESSVEQRLLELNRQSAAARSRLLELIEQQRQSSSSARVSPSVSPIPPLSAGLSPESSMLLPEQDPSPLGSGGSRRSAGGASPQSLGGQSRGSRTPVDKLKGEGWFALSTHVR
- the spice1 gene encoding spindle and centriole-associated protein 1 isoform X1 produces the protein MSFTRVGRLQHGQGKRPAVRPKKANAPKREWVSTVHDLSVHKASPEELNRRHEMHRSQNRVVAQWELRERALRHRRKKDLPGSPAPLDRASLNIIREVFSDQFQLQDVLARSDRAMAVVKDLFGDAPRRQTGFPSVTMAPDCGSDSDLPVLQKPEAPTQLSLLSQSMMDPQALNELEDSVEDHSDEETGHSASVNFNSNMDTSYKVSTRKVKAKPCTRGKQQRLQCNSNLQGAGGDSPPQTPSASGGTQVQAALNATVKVQRLWSRQPQPQPEPGEHFTLVTQVLNPYPPLTRSGRKSRSLKASRGRSTESGLDGSTLSSLSGNQSSLGMLQGLLGQVETELDGLGLEEPPRASEAGEGEGTTGPKHSTHGLTGFSVALVSTLGRLARLLRQREEEAQREGKERRRLEVEVKEQRGMIDALTAETLTLREESAALQAGLQQRACDLEQRLDTVVLVLGGLGVLGGDWDYEPQETGSIATGSEWEPSYDADTPVPSYEQNQTGLTLNPAVLLSPPRQRDNRPHGHTSAVNSLALHHVPSLPVTRGSCDDLQTFSFAPSLFSLPRPAPTPPPAATPDPLPLLCDPSQGAMLSQIAELTRQNALIRNQLGQFHPATPPSGSEICEGQSSGRGSVSSSTGRLTPQQGMEKRGFVPSSTGRTTPQREAGRERGTWSCGGEQQTQQSVVREGPGCESSVEQRLLELNRQSAAARSRLLELIEQQRQSSSSARVSPSVSPIPPLSAAGLSPESSMLLPEQDPSPLGSGGSRRSAGGASPQSLGGQSRGSRTPVDKLKGEGWFALSTHVR